A section of the Lutra lutra chromosome 3, mLutLut1.2, whole genome shotgun sequence genome encodes:
- the ILKAP gene encoding integrin-linked kinase-associated serine/threonine phosphatase 2C isoform X1: MDLFGDLPEPERSPRPAVGKEAQRGPLLFDDLPPASSTDSGSGGPLLFDDLPPASSGDSGPLDTAMSQMVKSEEKGAKRKAPEGERNGSEELVEKKVCKASSVIFSLKGYVAERKGEREEMQDAHVILNDITEECRPPSSLITRVSYFAVFDGHGGIRASKFAAQNLHQNLIRKFPKGDVISVEKTVKRCLLDTFKHTDEEFLKQASSQKPAWKDGSTATCVLAVDNILYIANLGDSRAILCRFNEESQKHAALSLSKEHNPTQYEERMRIQKAGGNVRDGRVLGVLEVSRSIGDGQYKRCGVTSVPDIRRCQLTPNDRFILLACDGLFKVFTPEEAVNFILSCLEDEKIQSREGKPTMDARYEAACNRLASKAVQRGSADNVTVMVVRIGSP; this comes from the exons ATGGACTTGTTCGGGGACCTGCCGGAGCCCGAGCGCTCGCCGCGCCCGGCTGTCG GCAAAGAAGCTCAGAGGGGACCTCTGCTTTTTGATGACCTCCCTCCGGCCAGCAGTACTGACTCAG GGTCCGGGGGACCTTTGCTTTTTGATGATCTCCCACCAGCCAGCAGTGGCGATTCAG GTCCTCTCGACACTGCAATGTCCCAGATGGTAAAGAGCgaagagaaaggagcaaagagaaaagCCCCCGAAGGAGAGAGGAATGGCAGTGAAGAGCTTGTGGAAAAGAAAGTTTGTAAAG CCTCCTCAGTGATATTCAGTTTGAAAGGCTATGTGGCCGAGCGGAAGGGCGAGCGGGAGGAGATGCAGGACGCCCATGTCATCCTGAACGACATCACAGAGGAATGTAGGCCCCCGTCATCCCTCAT TACCCGGGTTtcatattttgctgtttttgatgGACATGGAGGAATTCGAGCCTCAAAATTTGCTGCACAGAATTTGCATCAGAACTTAATCCGGAAGTTTCCTAAAG GAGATGTAATCAGTGTAGAGAAAACCGTGAAGAGATGCCTTTTGGACACTTTTAAGCATACTGATGAAGAGTTCCTTAAACAAGCTTCAAGCCA GAAGCCTGCCTGGAAGGACGGCTCCACTGCCACGTGCGTTCTGGCCGTAGACAACATTCTGTACATCGCCAACCTTGGAGATAGCCGG GCAATCCTGTGTCGTTTTAATGAGGAGAGTCAAAAGCATGCAGCCTTAAGCCTCAGCAAGGAGCATAATCCCACACAGTACGAAGAACGAATGAGAATACAGAAGGCTGGAGGAAACGTCAG GGACGGTCGTGTCCTGGGTGTGCTGGAGGTGTCCCGCTCCATCGGGGATGGACAGTACAAGCGCTGCGGGGTCACTTCTGTGCCGGACATCAGACGCTGCCAGCTGACCCCCAATGACAG GTTCATTCTGTTGGCCTGTGATGGCCTCTTCAAGGTCTTCACGCCAGAAGAAGCGGTGAACTTCATCCTGTCCTGCTTGGAG GATGAGAAGATCCAGAGCCGGGAAGGGAAGCCCACCATGGACGCCCGCTACGAAGCCGCCTGCAACCGGCTGGCCAGCAAAGCAGTGCAGCGGGGCTCGGCGGACAACGTCACCGTGATGGTGGTGCGGATAGGGTCCCCGTGA
- the ILKAP gene encoding integrin-linked kinase-associated serine/threonine phosphatase 2C isoform X4, translating into MSQMVKSEEKGAKRKAPEGERNGSEELVEKKVCKASSVIFSLKGYVAERKGEREEMQDAHVILNDITEECRPPSSLITRVSYFAVFDGHGGIRASKFAAQNLHQNLIRKFPKGDVISVEKTVKRCLLDTFKHTDEEFLKQASSQKPAWKDGSTATCVLAVDNILYIANLGDSRAILCRFNEESQKHAALSLSKEHNPTQYEERMRIQKAGGNVRDGRVLGVLEVSRSIGDGQYKRCGVTSVPDIRRCQLTPNDRFILLACDGLFKVFTPEEAVNFILSCLEDEKIQSREGKPTMDARYEAACNRLASKAVQRGSADNVTVMVVRIGSP; encoded by the exons ATGTCCCAGATGGTAAAGAGCgaagagaaaggagcaaagagaaaagCCCCCGAAGGAGAGAGGAATGGCAGTGAAGAGCTTGTGGAAAAGAAAGTTTGTAAAG CCTCCTCAGTGATATTCAGTTTGAAAGGCTATGTGGCCGAGCGGAAGGGCGAGCGGGAGGAGATGCAGGACGCCCATGTCATCCTGAACGACATCACAGAGGAATGTAGGCCCCCGTCATCCCTCAT TACCCGGGTTtcatattttgctgtttttgatgGACATGGAGGAATTCGAGCCTCAAAATTTGCTGCACAGAATTTGCATCAGAACTTAATCCGGAAGTTTCCTAAAG GAGATGTAATCAGTGTAGAGAAAACCGTGAAGAGATGCCTTTTGGACACTTTTAAGCATACTGATGAAGAGTTCCTTAAACAAGCTTCAAGCCA GAAGCCTGCCTGGAAGGACGGCTCCACTGCCACGTGCGTTCTGGCCGTAGACAACATTCTGTACATCGCCAACCTTGGAGATAGCCGG GCAATCCTGTGTCGTTTTAATGAGGAGAGTCAAAAGCATGCAGCCTTAAGCCTCAGCAAGGAGCATAATCCCACACAGTACGAAGAACGAATGAGAATACAGAAGGCTGGAGGAAACGTCAG GGACGGTCGTGTCCTGGGTGTGCTGGAGGTGTCCCGCTCCATCGGGGATGGACAGTACAAGCGCTGCGGGGTCACTTCTGTGCCGGACATCAGACGCTGCCAGCTGACCCCCAATGACAG GTTCATTCTGTTGGCCTGTGATGGCCTCTTCAAGGTCTTCACGCCAGAAGAAGCGGTGAACTTCATCCTGTCCTGCTTGGAG GATGAGAAGATCCAGAGCCGGGAAGGGAAGCCCACCATGGACGCCCGCTACGAAGCCGCCTGCAACCGGCTGGCCAGCAAAGCAGTGCAGCGGGGCTCGGCGGACAACGTCACCGTGATGGTGGTGCGGATAGGGTCCCCGTGA
- the ILKAP gene encoding integrin-linked kinase-associated serine/threonine phosphatase 2C isoform X3 — translation MASGSGGPLLFDDLPPASSGDSGPLDTAMSQMVKSEEKGAKRKAPEGERNGSEELVEKKVCKASSVIFSLKGYVAERKGEREEMQDAHVILNDITEECRPPSSLITRVSYFAVFDGHGGIRASKFAAQNLHQNLIRKFPKGDVISVEKTVKRCLLDTFKHTDEEFLKQASSQKPAWKDGSTATCVLAVDNILYIANLGDSRAILCRFNEESQKHAALSLSKEHNPTQYEERMRIQKAGGNVRDGRVLGVLEVSRSIGDGQYKRCGVTSVPDIRRCQLTPNDRFILLACDGLFKVFTPEEAVNFILSCLEDEKIQSREGKPTMDARYEAACNRLASKAVQRGSADNVTVMVVRIGSP, via the exons ATGGCATCAG GGTCCGGGGGACCTTTGCTTTTTGATGATCTCCCACCAGCCAGCAGTGGCGATTCAG GTCCTCTCGACACTGCAATGTCCCAGATGGTAAAGAGCgaagagaaaggagcaaagagaaaagCCCCCGAAGGAGAGAGGAATGGCAGTGAAGAGCTTGTGGAAAAGAAAGTTTGTAAAG CCTCCTCAGTGATATTCAGTTTGAAAGGCTATGTGGCCGAGCGGAAGGGCGAGCGGGAGGAGATGCAGGACGCCCATGTCATCCTGAACGACATCACAGAGGAATGTAGGCCCCCGTCATCCCTCAT TACCCGGGTTtcatattttgctgtttttgatgGACATGGAGGAATTCGAGCCTCAAAATTTGCTGCACAGAATTTGCATCAGAACTTAATCCGGAAGTTTCCTAAAG GAGATGTAATCAGTGTAGAGAAAACCGTGAAGAGATGCCTTTTGGACACTTTTAAGCATACTGATGAAGAGTTCCTTAAACAAGCTTCAAGCCA GAAGCCTGCCTGGAAGGACGGCTCCACTGCCACGTGCGTTCTGGCCGTAGACAACATTCTGTACATCGCCAACCTTGGAGATAGCCGG GCAATCCTGTGTCGTTTTAATGAGGAGAGTCAAAAGCATGCAGCCTTAAGCCTCAGCAAGGAGCATAATCCCACACAGTACGAAGAACGAATGAGAATACAGAAGGCTGGAGGAAACGTCAG GGACGGTCGTGTCCTGGGTGTGCTGGAGGTGTCCCGCTCCATCGGGGATGGACAGTACAAGCGCTGCGGGGTCACTTCTGTGCCGGACATCAGACGCTGCCAGCTGACCCCCAATGACAG GTTCATTCTGTTGGCCTGTGATGGCCTCTTCAAGGTCTTCACGCCAGAAGAAGCGGTGAACTTCATCCTGTCCTGCTTGGAG GATGAGAAGATCCAGAGCCGGGAAGGGAAGCCCACCATGGACGCCCGCTACGAAGCCGCCTGCAACCGGCTGGCCAGCAAAGCAGTGCAGCGGGGCTCGGCGGACAACGTCACCGTGATGGTGGTGCGGATAGGGTCCCCGTGA
- the ILKAP gene encoding integrin-linked kinase-associated serine/threonine phosphatase 2C isoform X2, translated as MDLFGDLPEPERSPRPAVGSGGPLLFDDLPPASSGDSGPLDTAMSQMVKSEEKGAKRKAPEGERNGSEELVEKKVCKASSVIFSLKGYVAERKGEREEMQDAHVILNDITEECRPPSSLITRVSYFAVFDGHGGIRASKFAAQNLHQNLIRKFPKGDVISVEKTVKRCLLDTFKHTDEEFLKQASSQKPAWKDGSTATCVLAVDNILYIANLGDSRAILCRFNEESQKHAALSLSKEHNPTQYEERMRIQKAGGNVRDGRVLGVLEVSRSIGDGQYKRCGVTSVPDIRRCQLTPNDRFILLACDGLFKVFTPEEAVNFILSCLEDEKIQSREGKPTMDARYEAACNRLASKAVQRGSADNVTVMVVRIGSP; from the exons ATGGACTTGTTCGGGGACCTGCCGGAGCCCGAGCGCTCGCCGCGCCCGGCTGTCG GGTCCGGGGGACCTTTGCTTTTTGATGATCTCCCACCAGCCAGCAGTGGCGATTCAG GTCCTCTCGACACTGCAATGTCCCAGATGGTAAAGAGCgaagagaaaggagcaaagagaaaagCCCCCGAAGGAGAGAGGAATGGCAGTGAAGAGCTTGTGGAAAAGAAAGTTTGTAAAG CCTCCTCAGTGATATTCAGTTTGAAAGGCTATGTGGCCGAGCGGAAGGGCGAGCGGGAGGAGATGCAGGACGCCCATGTCATCCTGAACGACATCACAGAGGAATGTAGGCCCCCGTCATCCCTCAT TACCCGGGTTtcatattttgctgtttttgatgGACATGGAGGAATTCGAGCCTCAAAATTTGCTGCACAGAATTTGCATCAGAACTTAATCCGGAAGTTTCCTAAAG GAGATGTAATCAGTGTAGAGAAAACCGTGAAGAGATGCCTTTTGGACACTTTTAAGCATACTGATGAAGAGTTCCTTAAACAAGCTTCAAGCCA GAAGCCTGCCTGGAAGGACGGCTCCACTGCCACGTGCGTTCTGGCCGTAGACAACATTCTGTACATCGCCAACCTTGGAGATAGCCGG GCAATCCTGTGTCGTTTTAATGAGGAGAGTCAAAAGCATGCAGCCTTAAGCCTCAGCAAGGAGCATAATCCCACACAGTACGAAGAACGAATGAGAATACAGAAGGCTGGAGGAAACGTCAG GGACGGTCGTGTCCTGGGTGTGCTGGAGGTGTCCCGCTCCATCGGGGATGGACAGTACAAGCGCTGCGGGGTCACTTCTGTGCCGGACATCAGACGCTGCCAGCTGACCCCCAATGACAG GTTCATTCTGTTGGCCTGTGATGGCCTCTTCAAGGTCTTCACGCCAGAAGAAGCGGTGAACTTCATCCTGTCCTGCTTGGAG GATGAGAAGATCCAGAGCCGGGAAGGGAAGCCCACCATGGACGCCCGCTACGAAGCCGCCTGCAACCGGCTGGCCAGCAAAGCAGTGCAGCGGGGCTCGGCGGACAACGTCACCGTGATGGTGGTGCGGATAGGGTCCCCGTGA